A part of Oncorhynchus gorbuscha isolate QuinsamMale2020 ecotype Even-year linkage group LG09, OgorEven_v1.0, whole genome shotgun sequence genomic DNA contains:
- the LOC124043924 gene encoding glycophorin-C-like isoform X4, giving the protein MCMEPRKYGLSETADMITPVVCDVDDGYFDAILGAVIAAVVLVLLCLAVVVIRYMYRHKGTYHTNEAKGTEFAETADAALRGDPALQDAMDESKKEYFI; this is encoded by the exons ATGTGCATGGAGCCAAGAAAATATG GTCTGAGTGAAACAGCAGACATGATAACCCCTGTTG TTTGCGACGTGGATGATGGATACTTTGATGCCATACTAGGAG CTGTCATTGCTGCTGTGGTCCTGGTGCTTCTTTGCTTGGCAGTGGTAGTGATTCGCTACATGTACCGGCACAAAGGCACCTACCACACCAATGAGGCCAAGGGCACTGAGTTTGCCGAAACAGCGGATGCGGCACTTCGAGGCGACCCGGCTCTGCAGGATGCCATGGACGAGAGCAAGAAGGAGTACTTCATCTGA
- the LOC124043924 gene encoding glycophorin-C-like isoform X5, whose product MTQPMPTSLSETADMITPVVCDVDDGYFDAILGAVIAAVVLVLLCLAVVVIRYMYRHKGTYHTNEAKGTEFAETADAALRGDPALQDAMDESKKEYFI is encoded by the exons GTCTGAGTGAAACAGCAGACATGATAACCCCTGTTG TTTGCGACGTGGATGATGGATACTTTGATGCCATACTAGGAG CTGTCATTGCTGCTGTGGTCCTGGTGCTTCTTTGCTTGGCAGTGGTAGTGATTCGCTACATGTACCGGCACAAAGGCACCTACCACACCAATGAGGCCAAGGGCACTGAGTTTGCCGAAACAGCGGATGCGGCACTTCGAGGCGACCCGGCTCTGCAGGATGCCATGGACGAGAGCAAGAAGGAGTACTTCATCTGA